The DNA segment TGAGTTCCATAAACACAGGCCTATCTCTATCCGTGAATGTTTTCTCTGTAATGGTTATtattattgtggtttaataataTAGGTTAAGAGTTTTGTATCGGTAGGGGGACCTCATGCTGGCACTGCTTCCATTCCTTTCTGTGGTGTGAGTTACTATCTCCCCTCCAAAACTTCTGTGATAAACATCGCCTTTGACATGAAggttttaaacattttcttggtttttgtAGGTTACCTGGATTTGCATCATGTTGGACAGTATGATCAAAACAGAGATCTACAGCGACTATATGCAGGTAGGTTACTATTGTTCAGCTTGTGTTAGGGAAGTGAAACTTACTAATAGTATACATGTTGATTGAGTTTCAGGAACACTTGGCTCCTAGCGGTTTTCTCAAAATCCCTACTGTAAGTTTTCAGTTCAAAAGTTCAAAAGTTTcggattatattttttttcagtattgttgttgttgttgtaaccGAAGGCTTTGATAGGACATTGCGGGTTACATGGAAGGTTGTAGGTTTCTCCCAAAGTTAAACAACGAACTTCCAGTTAAAAACTCCACTTACAAAGAGAGGTTCTCAAGCTTGGAGAACCTTGTGCTTATTATGGTCAGCTTCTCTGCTATTTGTAACTCACAAGTGTTTTTGTTGATGATAACTCACTTATTTATGGTTGATTAATTTTCAGTTTGAGCATGATACAATACTGATACCTAAAGAGACCTCATGGTTTGGATATTATCCTGATGGGTCTTTTAAGACCATTCTTCCACCACAAGAGGTAATAACTCCTTTAATCATTGTTTCAAATGGCTTCATTTGGCAGCTATGACAATTGCTTGTTTGGATTTTGTTGTAGACCAAGCTGTATACCGAGGACTGGATCGGTTTGAGAACTTTAGACGAAGCTGGAAAGGTCAAGTTCGTTAACGTCTCTGGAAACCATCTCCAGATATCTCATGAAGACATGAAGAAGCATATAGTGCCATACCTCTCTGACAAACCATCAACATCATCTATTATAACAATGGCAGTTTCTGAGCTTTCTAGTGTGGGGAACCCCGTTTTGGACCTGATTGGTCCGGAGGTGGATCAGCTTCAGCATGTGCTGCGTCATGTCTCAACCTGATTGTGTTGCTTGTTTGTTTTCTTACTAAACATACTCGTGTCATGTTGGGTGAATctgattgttgttgttattattaCAGAAAATCTCAGGAGATAAAATAAACATGATAAGTccacagatatatatatattattatcacAACATCTGGAATCAATCATACATCAATAATACAAGTAATGATGTGTCATCTGATGTGGCTGTTTCGGATAATGCCAATTCCACCACCTCTAGGTTGTTCACCGGAATGAAGTTTCTGCAACCTAATCTGTTCTCTGAACTTGGCTATGAACTCATCAGCTTTTCTATCAACTTCGTAGTGGTCGTGGCTTGCATTGCTCTGGCTTTCCCAAGCTGctgcagcttcttcttcttcctccaagGTTAGTTGAAGTTGCTTTACCTCGGTTTCTTCAGTAGCATCATCGTCTTGTGGCTCTGATTTAGCGTGAGTTTCTGGAAGCTTCTCCTGGTGTAGCACAATTGCTAGCTCTTGTTGCCATTGTCTTCTTGGTTTTGTTCTTCCGTGGCTTTCTGCTTTAGGTTCTGTCCTGTCATGAGATGAATCTCCACCTGTCTTTAGATGTTTCCCATGGCGATCAGATCTTATGGTCCTCACGGACTTCCCTCGAGATGAAGCTTTACTAGAACCTCTCCAAGATTGTGGTTCACGTCTTGGACTACTTGATTTCACTTCCTTGTTATC comes from the Brassica napus cultivar Da-Ae chromosome A7, Da-Ae, whole genome shotgun sequence genome and includes:
- the LOC125576218 gene encoding palmitoyl-protein thioesterase 1-like, which codes for MAVPKAAIIVALICSFITIASSVPFIVLHGIGDKCSNSGVNHFTELLSDWSGSQGYCLEIGNGSWDSWTMPLLDQTAVVCDKVKSMPELSDGYSIVGLSQGNMIGRALIEFCDDAPPVKSFVSVGGPHAGTASIPFCGVTWICIMLDSMIKTEIYSDYMQEHLAPSGFLKIPTDIAGYMEGCRFLPKLNNELPVKNSTYKERFSSLENLVLIMFEHDTILIPKETSWFGYYPDGSFKTILPPQETKLYTEDWIGLRTLDEAGKVKFVNVSGNHLQISHEDMKKHIVPYLSDKPSTSSIITMAVSELSSVGNPVLDLIGPEVDQLQHVLRHVST